CCTAATAAGGTATTTAGCCCTATTTATTTGGGATTCTATAAATTGTGGCTTTTTTAAAGTCTATTCTAGTACCCGTACATTCAAACTTGTTTTTAGCTTGTCGAACATCTATAGTAGTAAATACTACATATGCTTGTTAGAAACTATAGTCAAAAGCTAGCAGAAACAAGACGTTTATTTAGACTATTGGTTTTTAAGAAGCAAAAACCCAACTAAACAGGGCCAGATAGTTAAGACATGTTTTTACATATTTATTTGTACTTCCTAGAACTTATAAATGGCATTTAAAGAAATGGATCGATGAAGGTCGTCAAACTTTCATCGAAGGATCACAGTTCGCCTTGGAATTTGAAAAAGGGCAATTTGGTCCCCCAGCTTTGCAATTCAGGACAAATTAAGACCTTTGCACACTTGTCAAACACTCACACTACGTGGACAGCTGAGTCATCACCCTCTCTTTTTTGTACCTTTCATCCTGACACAACGTACAAGAAATGACCAATTCACCCTGTAGGAGGGCTGAGGGTAGGCCTATTGTGCacactagggatgaaaatgaaGACGGTAAAACTCAGAATTCAGGAGATGGTTTATGAACTTTTCTTACGGCAGAAGCCAAAAACGATATATCGAAAAAACAGAAACGATAAAACCATGCAGGAACGATGCGAAAACGATTTAGACCACTCCTGATCGTTTTCGGGTTTTTTCGTTTTAAACCGGAACCATTGGTAATTCTCAAGGCGTGTCGACGTGTCCCCCTTGAGACCAAGGTGTGAGGGCACGATGCAAAGGGCAAAGACGCGGCTAGCAGCGACATGGAGCGCGTTGAGGAGGCCCGCAGCCTCGCCAAGTGTGGCCAAGCGTGGATGGGCGCATGGGTCCCCTTCTCATTTGGATCCCATCTCCTTTATATAGGCCCCGAGATGAAGAAATCAAAACCGGCTCATCAAGGTTTGGGGCAAAATGGCTAGAGCTTAATCCAATTGATTTTGAGATGGtttgaattggatttggatCGAGATAAACTCGAGTTTCAGTTGAGGATTGGCTAAGGATCCTGTTTGGAAGCTTGACTCATTGGAGATAGAGGGGAGGGGATGAGGCGGAGAGGAGATAGAGGCGCCTCGGATGCAAACAGACAAGATGGCGGCTGGAGTGACTCGACTAGAGTTAGGGAAAGGAAGGCCTCAGCCGTCTCAGGCTGGACCGAGGaaaggggggtggggggggggaagcCTTGGGTTGGCCTACGAAGAAATTAGAAGGTAGCCCTTTCCCTCTCTAACCTGATTAAAATGTGAGAGGTGAAGTTAATAGGGGAGATTTTATTtcgatatgaaaaaaaaatgaaaacaagtTTGGTCCATATGCGATGGGTTGCAGAAAGAATCTGCACACATCATGTCTTGTTGGGGGTAAAGGTAGAGGAATACTACAGATAAACAGTAGTATAGAGCATGCAAACAACTGGCTCAGAAGGTAGGATGAATGTCAACAAAATACTACTAGCTACTTGTCTAGCTTCCTACCTTAGAGGTGTACTAATCGGCATTATGATTCCAAAACTGGTCCTGCTTGTAGAAACGGAATCATCATACAGAGGTATTGGGCTGCAGCTGATGGTGCAGATTGTGCCTCATGTCTGCAGCAGACTTTCAATCAGTGTACGTGAAAAATGCCCCAGCATAACAGCTTTTTGTTATGCTAAGTATTCTTCAATGCAAGTTGGAAATATCACTCATTCAGGACATGGCTATCGGCTCATGGCCAATGAAATGCTCGCTAGAAGAGCTGCCTTCTTCAAGTAGTGCTTTAGGCATATTTAGCCTATTAAAAATACTAATATTAGTACCTATTAGCACCCGAATTTGAAGGTCATAGTGCAACCAAGAGAGGTACCTTCCCATTTGGGAAATGTTCAACATACTTGTTAGGTATATTTAGCCTATGATAATTGCTAATAATTTATGATAACTAATAGCCCCCTGAAGGTTTGAACAATCCTATAAAGAAGCACCTTGCCATTTCTGCACTGTTCAGTTAGTGTTTTAGGTATATATATGGCCTATGCACTATGGTAAATACTAATAGTAGTTACTAGCCAGATTAAAATACTAGAGCGCTGCCAATGATCAGAAGAACCCAATGGTCTCTTGTAATATAGGGAGACAAAAAGAAATGAAAGGGTCCtcacccccctccccccccaaGGCCCCAGCAGTCCTGACGTGATACTAATTCCTCCCTGCGATTCATACAGTCCAAAGTAATAACCTTTATGTTTCTTCTTGTGGCTCATATGAAACCTGTCATACGTCGCCTACTACTAAAACCTCCATTCCATCCCCCACAATTGCCAAGCATTATTCTCCATCTTGCTTCTCCACCTGCTATATAAGCTGCACCATTGTCCCTCTTTCTTGCATACAAACACAAGCTAGCCAGTGATCTTATTCCTGAGGTAGTGGTAGTTGCGGCCATTACAGAGCACCTTAGCTTTTCCCTTGAACATTTCTTTAGAGTAATCTACCATGAGTTCATCATGGACGACGAAGCAGAACAAGCTGTTTGAGAGGGCGCTGGCGACATACGACAAAGACACACCGGACCGCTGGCAGAACGTGGCCCGGGCGGTGGGTGGCGGAAAGTCGGCTGAGGACGTGAAGAGGCACTACGAGGAGCTGCTTCAAGACCTGCACCACATTGAGTCGGCAGGCCGTCAGGGTTCCCAGTatggcggcagcagcagcagcaacaaatccaagggtggcagcagcagcgaggagCAGAGGTAGTTAAGTAGTCTATATCTCCTCACTGCTCCTCAGTTAAAGACTgttccatccatgcatgcatcctcACATAGTAACCTCCCTCTGTTGCATGCTAGTCATGTGGTGTGTGCATGCTTTCGGCTTGGCTTTCTGGGTGCTGTCACTGGCCATGTAGCCCTTTTCTCTTCACTGTCTTTTTATTGTTCAACGGTTCCTATTTGCACTTTTCTCTTCACATATAGTTTGTTTTCCTCCCTTAGCATGCACCTTTTTTCTTCGCTCCTTACTCTTTGTGCTATGAGCACGGAGTTTGCGCAAAAGTCACTGACGACTAGCCCCTCTTGAAATTCAGCTATTCACGGGACGTCCATCAGTTACTATGTGAGATTCTTTACATGATTTTTGTTCATAAATTAAGGAATTCCCTGAGGTCAGGAGTGGGGTCCCAGCTGGTCTTCGCTATCCTGTCCATATGGGGAAATTTTTGTTTTCCAAATTGACTTGTTTGTAATATATGTGGTTGGATTTATGTAAACATCCGTGATGTCTATACCTTTTTTTGACACTTTCTTCACCTTTCTTGAGAATTATGAATCTTGACTAGTTCCACTAGTTGCTGTTTTCTCTTTCAATGTTCTGGTTGTCAAGTTCATATCTTCATCTGAATTAATGCTTTTTTTTGGATATTAATTTTGTTTCTGGAATAATTTGAGGCAAATGCTGCATTTTCATTTCCCTTTCTCTGTTACCCAAATATATTGAGTATTTAAGAACTTGAAACTTCTTTTTATTGAAGAAAAATTAACATTTCTTACTTTGTCAATTTATTATTTAGTTCACTTCATATGGCCTGTCATTTTCTTTGCTTAGCCTCATAAAAAATGAAGTAAGAGGTATCCACTTACTGTTCCGTGATGTCATTTAAACTAGGTATCAACTTATATCTGGTCCTAACCGCTGCCAGATCCCGCCAAACTAAAGTAGTTTAAAGCTTCCTTATCTTGAGGACGGGATCAAGTTTTTAATGATCCTAATTCTATGCTAATCACTATAGGAGAACATGGCCAGCTTGCTTAATTGTGCGCAGAACAGATGTTTCTACGTCCATTTCACTCAAAAGGGTGAAGTGTCGATCGTACACAGTAGCATTTTACAAAACATTCGCTTTTGTAAGCCGACCTATGctcttttcttttagtcttGGCCTGTTATTGTGCTTAAAGTTGCGCACCCCATTCAAACATGCAGAATATTATAGTAGGACTATTTGTGAAATCTCTGCCATGGTAATTATACTTTATTCTCATGAGAGAAGTTTTCGTAGAAATATCGTGAATTTTGTGATAACTCCGATAGGAATTTACTTTTAACGTTCTCTAATGTTTTATTAGAAAGTGACGAATGTGTTTCGTTCTTCGCCAAGAATGTTTCCACGCTTGACCAAAAAATAATACTGATTCACCTGCAGTCTGATCTAACTAGGTGCAGCTATGTTAGCTAAATCCCTGTAACTTGTCTCTTAAGCAGCTCCATCAGCCTCCTACGCTGCTAAGTTTGGTGAAACATACCCTAAATTAGCAAAAATGCATGGTTGAATTGCATGGTGCGGAAGTAGGGGAGGCTAGTATAGAGTGCCATTTTCATATTGGTAGTTAGAAGCTAGACCATGCTTTTCTCTAAAGATTTGCATGGAAAGCAAGCAGTGAGATAGGACCCCACTCAGTCCCTTAAAGCTTGCTGTCCTTTCAACGGGCACAAAGTGCTACCCCGTTAACAGTTGAGCCTTTGTTCTCTGGCATACGGATAAATGCCCTTTAGCTTTTCCCTTT
The sequence above is drawn from the Phragmites australis chromosome 10, lpPhrAust1.1, whole genome shotgun sequence genome and encodes:
- the LOC133930491 gene encoding protein RADIALIS-like 3 isoform X2, whose amino-acid sequence is MSSSWTTKQNKLFERALATYDKDTPDRWQNVARAVGGGKSAEDVKRHYEELLQDLHHIESAGRQGSQYGGSSSSNKSKGGSSSEEQRLRYLRLQ
- the LOC133930491 gene encoding protein RADIALIS-like 3 isoform X1 — translated: MSSSWTTKQNKLFERALATYDKDTPDRWQNVARAVGGGKSAEDVKRHYEELLQDLHHIESAGRQGSQYGGSSSSNKSKGGSSSEEQRYYSRDVHQLLC
- the LOC133930491 gene encoding protein RADIALIS-like 3 isoform X3 encodes the protein MSSSWTTKQNKLFERALATYDKDTPDRWQNVARAVGGGKSAEDVKRHYEELLQDLHHIESAGRQGSQYGGSSSSNKSKGGSSSEEQR